A window of the Coprobacter fastidiosus genome harbors these coding sequences:
- a CDS encoding pectinesterase family protein: MKTFACTFFLSFVLVFSIYADTAYPVIVVAQDGSGDFITIQDAINSVRDFTPVPRVIHIKKGIYYEKVEIPSWKCDITLKGDGPEETLIYYDDYSSLRRMGTFRTYTLQIRGNRVTLENLTVENRAGRVGQAVALHVEGDCVAVRNCRLLGNQDTLFTGNENSRQYYDRCYIEGTTDYIFGPATCWFDHCILHSKSDSYITAASTPENHKNGYVFYKCNLTAAEGVVNVYLGRPWRPYASVVFLECRMGKHIRPEGWHNWRNAANEKTARYAEYASAGEGADPESRVSWSSQLDEDDVSLYIPESVLGGDWFRKTCVESVYKKSS; this comes from the coding sequence ATGAAAACATTTGCTTGCACGTTTTTTTTAAGTTTTGTCCTTGTTTTTTCTATTTATGCCGATACCGCTTATCCGGTAATTGTAGTGGCTCAAGATGGTAGCGGAGACTTTATAACTATACAGGATGCTATTAATTCTGTCCGTGATTTTACCCCTGTACCCCGTGTAATACATATAAAAAAAGGCATTTATTATGAAAAGGTAGAGATTCCTTCATGGAAATGCGACATAACATTAAAAGGTGACGGTCCGGAGGAGACTTTGATTTATTATGATGATTATTCTTCGTTGCGCCGGATGGGGACATTTCGTACTTATACCTTACAAATACGGGGGAATCGTGTAACGTTGGAAAATCTTACGGTAGAGAATCGGGCGGGACGAGTCGGGCAGGCCGTAGCATTGCATGTAGAAGGAGACTGTGTGGCTGTTCGTAATTGTCGGTTGTTGGGAAATCAAGATACATTGTTTACAGGGAATGAGAATAGCCGGCAATATTACGATCGGTGTTATATAGAGGGAACTACCGATTATATCTTCGGTCCGGCGACATGTTGGTTTGATCATTGTATTCTTCACAGCAAATCCGATTCTTATATTACTGCGGCATCTACGCCGGAGAATCATAAGAACGGTTATGTTTTTTATAAGTGTAATTTGACTGCTGCAGAAGGAGTTGTTAACGTGTATTTAGGTCGTCCTTGGAGACCATATGCCTCGGTGGTATTTTTAGAATGCAGGATGGGAAAACATATTCGTCCGGAGGGATGGCATAATTGGCGAAATGCAGCAAATGAAAAAACTGCCCGTTATGCCGAGTATGCTTCTGCCGGCGAAGGTGCAGACCCTGAATCCAGAGTTTCTTGGTCATCGCAATTGGATGAAGATGATGTGTCTTTATATATTCCCGAATCTGTTTTGGGAGGGGATTGGTTTAGAAAAACGTGTGTTGAAAGTGTGTATAAAAAATCCTCGTAA
- a CDS encoding RagB/SusD family nutrient uptake outer membrane protein, whose protein sequence is MKKTAYLLLSVLCFGLVSCEDYLDTDSASYLSPDIVYNSIAYTDQAILGIYAQLPQDQIYGSRLQFTYGSGSDCDTYGTSNPTDTKNSGLANYNGTSDNTAISKEWDAIYKTIEMASVAIDGIRNSELLKSGTVDEQAQMREYLGEALTLRALLYFEVVRNFGDVPFKDEPTNSDGSNIYLPATDRDEIYEHIIADAEEAAGYLPWLESSANVERVSKGFAYGLAARMSLACAGYSMRNLPGFPLKTPDFSVQKSYYERALKNCNAIIKDPNNPHGLEDTFAKVFDNQTQQKYGEKSEDLFEVGLGLGLSGEVGYTSGVRFYQSAIYGRNNSVQVVTNAYYLYSFDRDDMRRDVTIAPYNYNKSGTEKEEMFSNLYEFTFAKWDVRNLKAYITQNKEATNKLMTGINWCIMRYSDVLLMAAEANVWLAENGGDGNLGEARAYVKEVRRRNFSDALQATKVDAYVDNASDLMQVIKDERMFEFGGEAIRKFDLIRWGELSQKVAEYRTTLKQMYAGEYEITLPELVYFKYNSDGSTIDKSSVDYFGENGVPEGVEGKDWDSVNWFKKKDTDIAKASDKIDAILGGLDKVYYCRHLFPIHESTISSSQGKLSNSYGF, encoded by the coding sequence ATGAAAAAAACAGCATATTTATTATTGTCGGTACTTTGCTTCGGTTTGGTTTCGTGCGAAGATTATTTGGACACGGATTCTGCCTCTTATTTGTCTCCGGATATCGTATACAACTCAATTGCATATACCGATCAGGCAATCTTGGGTATTTATGCTCAATTACCTCAAGATCAGATTTATGGCTCTCGGCTGCAGTTTACCTACGGATCGGGAAGCGATTGTGATACTTATGGAACTTCTAATCCTACGGATACGAAGAATTCCGGTTTGGCAAATTATAACGGGACTTCTGATAATACAGCTATTTCTAAAGAATGGGATGCAATTTATAAGACGATAGAGATGGCGAGTGTCGCTATTGACGGTATCCGAAACAGTGAATTGTTAAAATCCGGAACAGTTGATGAACAAGCTCAAATGAGAGAATATCTCGGGGAGGCTTTGACTTTGCGGGCACTGCTTTATTTTGAAGTGGTTCGGAATTTCGGAGACGTTCCTTTTAAGGATGAGCCGACCAATAGTGATGGGTCGAATATTTATCTGCCGGCAACGGATAGAGATGAAATATATGAACATATTATTGCTGATGCCGAGGAGGCTGCCGGGTATTTGCCTTGGTTGGAATCTTCTGCTAATGTGGAACGTGTGTCAAAGGGTTTTGCTTATGGGTTGGCTGCTCGTATGAGTTTGGCTTGTGCCGGATATTCTATGCGTAATCTTCCGGGCTTCCCTTTGAAAACTCCTGATTTTTCTGTACAGAAGTCTTATTATGAGAGAGCATTGAAAAATTGCAATGCGATTATTAAAGATCCGAATAATCCTCATGGTCTGGAAGACACTTTTGCGAAAGTGTTTGATAACCAGACTCAGCAGAAATATGGAGAGAAGAGTGAAGATTTGTTTGAAGTCGGTCTTGGTCTCGGACTTAGTGGTGAGGTAGGATATACTTCCGGTGTTCGTTTTTATCAAAGTGCGATTTATGGGCGTAATAATTCGGTGCAAGTTGTGACCAATGCTTATTATTTGTATAGTTTTGATCGGGATGATATGCGTCGTGATGTAACTATCGCTCCGTATAATTATAATAAATCGGGAACGGAAAAAGAGGAGATGTTTAGTAATCTGTATGAATTTACGTTTGCAAAGTGGGATGTGCGTAATTTGAAAGCTTATATTACACAGAATAAAGAGGCCACGAATAAATTGATGACGGGTATCAATTGGTGTATTATGCGCTATTCGGATGTGTTGTTAATGGCTGCGGAAGCAAATGTATGGCTTGCGGAGAATGGCGGTGATGGAAACCTTGGTGAAGCCCGTGCTTATGTGAAAGAGGTGCGGAGACGTAATTTCTCTGATGCTTTGCAGGCTACGAAAGTAGATGCTTATGTCGATAATGCTTCTGATTTGATGCAGGTGATCAAGGATGAACGTATGTTTGAATTCGGAGGAGAGGCGATTCGTAAATTCGATTTGATACGTTGGGGAGAATTGAGTCAGAAAGTTGCAGAGTATCGTACGACTTTAAAACAAATGTATGCAGGAGAATATGAGATAACTCTGCCGGAACTTGTTTACTTTAAGTATAATTCCGACGGATCTACTATCGATAAATCGTCTGTCGATTATTTTGGTGAAAACGGTGTTCCTGAAGGTGTAGAAGGAAAAGATTGGGATAGCGTGAATTGGTTTAAGAAAAAGGATACGGATATCGCTAAAGCCAGTGATAAGATCGATGCTATTTTGGGCGGATTGGATAAAGTTTATTATTGTCGCCATCTGTTCCCGATCCACGAATCGACTATCAGCTCATCTCAAGGCAAACTGTCTAACAGTTACGGATTTTAA
- a CDS encoding glycoside hydrolase family 43 protein, whose translation MKNIWTAVICLLLCWGTVSAQSYVSQVWVSDLGNGKYKNPVLDADYSDPDVCRVGDDYYMTSSSFACIPALQILHSKDMVNWRIIGTAIERLLPEERFSQMQHGNGVWAPSIRYHRGEFYIYYGDPDTGIYMVKSKDPAGKWDNPVLVKAAKGIIDTCPLWDEDGNAYIVHGYAGSRAGLKSILGLIRMTPDGTRAIGESRIIFDGHIGNATIEGPKFYKRDGWYYIFAPAGGVPTGWQTVLRSKNIWGPYEWKIVMAQGNTNINGPHQGAWVDTPDGKEDWFFHFQDKEAYGRVVHLQPMKWVDGWPVIGVDKDGDGCGSPVYSYKKPNVGKTYSIETPAESDEFDSLELGLQWQWQANPKPIWYFCDGGNSLLRLYSYYTENQVNLWDVPNLLLQKFPTEDFTVTTKVSFAPSSKYTGERTGLVVMGADYAVLAIENRADGLILVQNVCRKADKKGKEEENASVKLSDNTLFLRVKVKKDSEKEAICSFSYSVDGKKFISLGENFTAKPGKWIGAKVGLFITRPKAVNDGGWVDIDWFRVTK comes from the coding sequence ATGAAGAATATATGGACTGCTGTAATTTGCCTATTACTTTGTTGGGGAACAGTTTCTGCACAATCTTATGTCTCGCAAGTATGGGTCTCCGATTTGGGAAACGGAAAGTATAAGAATCCTGTTTTAGATGCTGATTATTCTGATCCGGACGTTTGTCGGGTAGGCGATGATTATTATATGACATCTTCGAGTTTTGCATGTATACCTGCCCTTCAGATTCTTCACTCTAAAGATATGGTGAATTGGCGTATTATAGGAACAGCTATTGAACGCTTGCTTCCGGAAGAACGCTTTTCTCAGATGCAACATGGAAATGGGGTTTGGGCACCCAGTATAAGATATCATCGGGGAGAGTTTTATATTTATTATGGTGATCCCGACACGGGAATTTATATGGTAAAATCTAAAGATCCTGCCGGGAAATGGGATAACCCCGTATTGGTAAAAGCTGCTAAAGGGATTATCGATACTTGTCCGTTATGGGATGAAGACGGTAATGCTTATATAGTACATGGCTATGCCGGAAGTCGTGCCGGTCTGAAAAGTATTTTGGGATTGATCCGTATGACTCCGGACGGGACACGGGCGATCGGGGAGTCCAGAATTATTTTTGACGGACATATTGGCAATGCAACGATAGAAGGTCCTAAATTTTATAAGCGAGACGGCTGGTATTATATTTTTGCTCCTGCCGGAGGTGTACCGACAGGCTGGCAGACAGTTTTACGGTCTAAAAATATATGGGGTCCGTATGAGTGGAAAATTGTGATGGCTCAGGGAAATACGAATATAAATGGACCTCATCAGGGAGCATGGGTAGATACTCCGGATGGAAAAGAGGATTGGTTTTTTCATTTTCAAGATAAAGAAGCGTATGGTCGCGTAGTTCATTTGCAGCCGATGAAGTGGGTTGACGGATGGCCTGTAATCGGAGTCGATAAAGATGGGGATGGTTGCGGGAGTCCTGTGTATTCTTATAAGAAACCGAATGTCGGGAAAACTTATTCTATTGAAACGCCTGCAGAAAGCGATGAATTCGACTCTTTAGAGTTAGGTTTGCAATGGCAATGGCAGGCAAATCCTAAACCGATATGGTATTTTTGTGACGGAGGTAATAGTTTGTTACGGCTTTACTCTTATTATACCGAAAATCAGGTTAATTTATGGGATGTCCCGAATTTGTTACTACAAAAATTTCCAACGGAAGATTTTACGGTGACAACGAAGGTCTCATTTGCGCCTTCTTCTAAATATACTGGAGAACGGACAGGTTTGGTTGTAATGGGGGCAGATTATGCCGTGTTGGCAATTGAAAATCGTGCGGACGGATTGATCTTGGTACAGAATGTGTGCCGTAAGGCTGATAAGAAAGGAAAGGAAGAGGAAAATGCGTCGGTAAAGTTATCTGATAATACGTTGTTTCTTAGAGTAAAGGTTAAGAAAGATTCCGAGAAAGAAGCTATCTGTTCATTCAGTTATAGTGTAGATGGCAAGAAGTTTATTTCTTTGGGAGAAAACTTTACGGCGAAACCCGGTAAATGGATCGGTGCTAAAGTGGGATTGTTTATTACTCGTCCTAAAGCCGTCAATGATGGAGGTTGGGTGGATATAGATTGGTTTAGAGTAACGAAATAG
- a CDS encoding glycoside hydrolase family 88/105 protein, producing MKQTLKDLTRKSVFLLMMLLACSGIFAKSKTKWAVNPELPMSVRMCQSEIIRNPEGWMLDFSTKLKWNYCHGLECQAFLDVYDRYGGDYLYKYVKQFADTMINENGRIYGYKKTNYNLDHVNSGKILFRLYEREKDPRYKIAMDTLRAQLASQPRTSDGGFWHKKIYPYQMWLDGIYMGSPFYAQYAATFNEPEDFADVVSQFLIIAKHTYDKKTGLYRHAWDEIKALPWSDLKTGQAPHVWGRALGWYMMAIVDALDFIPENQPGRDKMILILNDLVKILPKYQDQRTGAWYQVVDMPEREGNYLEMSCTPMYAYAIAKGVRKGYLPEKSLSIAQKAYQGILDNFIVVDDKGIVSLTRICGVAGLGGRKPYRDGSFDYYVNEIVRDNDPKGVAPFIMLCLEMER from the coding sequence ATGAAACAAACCTTGAAAGACCTGACGAGAAAGTCCGTATTTTTGTTGATGATGTTATTGGCTTGTTCTGGAATTTTCGCTAAATCGAAAACAAAATGGGCAGTGAATCCTGAACTTCCGATGTCGGTAAGGATGTGTCAGTCTGAGATTATTCGTAATCCGGAGGGATGGATGCTCGATTTCTCTACAAAATTGAAATGGAATTATTGTCATGGACTTGAATGTCAGGCGTTTTTGGATGTTTATGACCGCTATGGAGGAGATTATCTTTATAAATATGTAAAACAGTTTGCCGATACGATGATCAACGAGAATGGTCGGATATATGGCTATAAAAAGACAAATTATAATCTGGATCATGTAAATTCGGGAAAGATTTTGTTCAGACTATATGAACGGGAAAAAGATCCGCGTTATAAAATCGCAATGGATACATTGCGGGCACAGTTGGCTTCCCAGCCTCGTACTTCGGACGGAGGATTTTGGCATAAAAAAATATATCCGTATCAAATGTGGCTCGATGGAATTTATATGGGATCACCTTTTTATGCTCAATATGCCGCAACATTTAATGAACCGGAAGATTTTGCAGATGTTGTAAGTCAGTTTTTGATCATTGCGAAACATACGTATGATAAGAAAACCGGTCTTTATCGTCATGCATGGGACGAGATAAAGGCATTGCCTTGGTCTGACTTAAAAACCGGGCAAGCTCCGCATGTTTGGGGTAGGGCATTAGGCTGGTATATGATGGCTATTGTAGATGCTTTGGATTTTATTCCGGAAAATCAACCGGGCAGGGATAAAATGATTTTGATTCTAAATGATCTTGTGAAAATATTGCCGAAATATCAGGATCAACGTACGGGAGCTTGGTATCAGGTCGTAGATATGCCGGAAAGGGAAGGTAATTATTTGGAAATGTCTTGTACGCCTATGTATGCTTATGCGATTGCTAAAGGTGTGCGTAAAGGATATTTGCCTGAAAAAAGTTTGTCGATCGCTCAAAAGGCTTATCAGGGTATTTTGGATAATTTTATAGTAGTAGATGATAAAGGTATCGTCTCTTTGACTCGTATTTGCGGTGTCGCCGGGTTAGGAGGAAGAAAACCTTATCGAGACGGTTCGTTTGACTATTATGTGAATGAAATCGTTAGGGATAATGATCCTAAAGGTGTCGCACCGTTTATTATGCTCTGTCTTGAAATGGAGAGGTAA
- a CDS encoding GDSL-type esterase/lipase family protein, producing the protein MRFLGSVILFLFFTFSVHAKVKIITIGDSTMAEYDPSTTEKVGWGQTLSMFVLSDAATVIDDARSGRSSKSFISEGLWNASKAKISPGDYVLIQFGHNDEKTNVEGTSSTIPEFESNLKMFVSETKAAGGVPVLFTPVVRCNFSGNKISETGRHITADGDYAAAVREVAAETGTPVVDHTELTRVLVEEYGETKALSELYASGDRTHTKMNGAIVFARLAAEELLRQNILSDCLSVAPSLMVSPSSECDFGMVYVGSSSEYLFSVSGSSLDPANGSVTITVTEGYEVSLIKEGDYTSFLRLPYENGELAYTSFYVRFVPGIAGDITGTLALTTGAMKKEILLSGTGLDASIGVRSEVVWKLDGDEQSVVSGPIEALPESWSNMSVSDYNRVGGISEKSQRNLILGGSWPKEEDEVADRYIQFGISIPEGKTFTVDNISFVIAGSGGNGMCYRARYFKSSDISAVMTLSEQKNMSNGVLNEISVNPMLELSAGEILYIRIYPWYSSVANGKTICLKDVKISGLSKDMSPSNILAEQLSPEIRIDKTAFRDSLTLTYILKNRTRTKISLISASGQLVRSWDRGVQSAGMYNWSIGGSMLNKGTYFISLLTEQGRKTLKVLKK; encoded by the coding sequence TTATCTATGTTCGTCTTGTCGGATGCCGCTACGGTAATTGATGATGCTCGAAGCGGTCGGAGTAGTAAATCTTTTATTTCGGAAGGATTATGGAATGCTTCGAAAGCAAAAATATCTCCGGGAGATTATGTTTTGATACAGTTCGGACATAATGATGAGAAGACAAATGTGGAAGGAACCAGTTCTACTATTCCCGAGTTTGAATCGAATTTGAAAATGTTCGTGTCCGAGACAAAGGCTGCCGGGGGAGTACCCGTATTATTTACCCCTGTTGTAAGATGTAATTTTTCCGGAAATAAGATCTCGGAGACCGGGCGGCATATAACGGCGGACGGAGATTATGCCGCTGCTGTTCGCGAGGTTGCTGCAGAAACCGGAACTCCTGTCGTCGATCATACCGAGTTGACAAGAGTTTTAGTGGAAGAATATGGCGAGACGAAAGCCCTTTCAGAATTATATGCCTCCGGAGACAGAACGCATACTAAGATGAATGGCGCTATTGTTTTTGCCCGATTAGCGGCTGAGGAATTGTTAAGACAGAACATTTTGTCGGATTGTCTTTCTGTTGCTCCGTCTTTAATGGTCAGTCCGTCATCGGAGTGTGATTTCGGAATGGTTTATGTCGGTTCTTCATCGGAGTATCTTTTTTCTGTCAGCGGTTCGTCTCTTGATCCGGCTAACGGTTCGGTGACGATAACTGTTACTGAAGGATATGAAGTTTCTTTGATAAAGGAGGGGGATTATACTTCTTTTTTGAGGTTGCCTTATGAAAACGGAGAGTTGGCTTATACTTCTTTTTATGTACGTTTTGTCCCTGGTATAGCGGGAGATATAACCGGAACTTTGGCTTTGACTACCGGAGCGATGAAAAAAGAGATACTCCTTTCCGGAACGGGATTGGATGCATCGATCGGAGTGCGGTCGGAAGTCGTTTGGAAACTGGATGGAGACGAGCAATCCGTTGTATCCGGACCAATAGAGGCTCTTCCCGAAAGCTGGAGCAATATGTCCGTTTCGGATTATAACCGTGTGGGTGGTATTTCGGAAAAATCTCAACGAAACTTGATTTTGGGAGGATCATGGCCTAAAGAAGAGGATGAGGTCGCAGATCGTTATATTCAGTTCGGAATTTCTATACCGGAAGGAAAAACGTTTACCGTAGATAATATCAGTTTCGTTATTGCCGGTTCGGGAGGAAATGGAATGTGCTATCGGGCGCGTTATTTCAAATCTTCCGATATTTCGGCTGTAATGACATTGAGTGAGCAGAAAAATATGTCGAACGGGGTCTTGAACGAAATTTCGGTCAATCCGATGTTGGAGTTATCTGCCGGAGAGATTCTTTATATACGTATATATCCTTGGTATTCTTCTGTGGCAAATGGGAAAACGATTTGCTTGAAGGATGTCAAGATTTCCGGCTTGAGTAAGGATATGAGCCCTTCGAATATTTTGGCAGAGCAATTGTCCCCGGAGATAAGGATCGATAAAACTGCATTTCGGGATAGTCTGACGCTTACTTATATATTAAAGAATAGAACCCGGACAAAAATTTCATTGATCTCTGCTTCCGGGCAGCTTGTACGTTCTTGGGATCGGGGTGTTCAGAGTGCCGGAATGTACAATTGGAGCATAGGCGGTTCGATGCTGAATAAGGGAACTTATTTTATTTCTTTGCTAACAGAGCAGGGAAGAAAGACGTTGAAAGTCTTGAAAAAGTAG
- a CDS encoding SusC/RagA family TonB-linked outer membrane protein, which yields MNENLKLRSLGILLLMCLFSFGAYAQGRQVSGTVTDAKGEPQIGVSVGVKGTTQGTMTDIDGKFKIKVPSDKSVLRFTYVGFKPHEVTVGKQSTFKIVLHEEAKDLDEVVVIGYGTVRKGELTGATASINEKMLKDIPVASAAEALTGRLSGVQVTTTEGSPDAEIQIRVRGGGSITQDNSPLYIVDGFPVNSIGDISPSDIKDMRVLKDAASTAIYGARGANGVILITTKEGTEGKITVDFNAYWGAKKITKYLDMMSPYDYVMWQYELDPSSKTTPETGFNRLYGAYQDLDIYKSKQGTNWQKEVFGRTAFQQNYNLNISGGSKATKFSLGLNHIDENSIMIGSGFQKSNINFKLKTEINKHLSFDFNTRLNYQIVDGAGVSSGSGSTTRLRNSLKYAPVKGISSFGVDQEYDDDDDVTSSSLLYNPVESTNDEYKKRKRFSNNYQAAVNWKIIKPLTFRSEWGYEFKREHTEQVWGPSTSTAKGEAGKPSATFTKVDGSSYRIANTLTYDQRNFVKGHNLNIVLGQEVYAQDSEELVANSKFFPQSMTTSEILAMMSAGKAQPTETTIALPNRLSSFFGRINYSALDRYLATVTFRADGSSKFAKGNRWGFFPSAAFAWRVSGEPFMVDYDWISDLKIRVSVGTAGNNRISDGLWKNTYNGTESVKDYYINGEIVSYLVPGKQLANPDLKWETTLTRNIGVDYSFWNSRVSGALDFYWNTTHDLLIEAPIASSSGYTTQYQNFGRTSNKGIEFNVDALIVNKKDFSLSASFNIGFNKNRVEKFKNGESNYKTYSSKWNGNSAAPFDDYIIREGEAVGQMYGYITGGMYTFDDFDYIGTGTYPYRLKGDTDGSKTEAAASLIGAKYFGPGSLKLVDKDGNIATSTDAKTVIGNANPDLIGGFNLTARYKGFDLSAFFNFSIGNDVYNANKIDNSCYSGSRKYNNLVEEMKNRFTYIDPATGYLAYNDPVRLAEINKNATIWSPYMTTAVLHSWAVEDGSFLRFNNLTLGYTFPKRWVKKLGLTNLRIYGTVYNVCVITGYSGFDPEVSTRNSTAMTPGVDYSAYPKSRSFIGGVNVSF from the coding sequence ATGAACGAAAATCTGAAATTGAGAAGTTTGGGTATTCTTCTGTTGATGTGCTTATTCAGCTTTGGTGCGTATGCTCAGGGACGACAAGTTTCCGGTACGGTTACCGATGCGAAGGGTGAGCCTCAAATCGGAGTATCTGTCGGAGTGAAAGGTACTACTCAGGGTACTATGACCGATATCGACGGTAAATTTAAAATTAAAGTTCCTTCGGATAAGTCGGTTCTGCGTTTTACTTATGTGGGTTTTAAGCCTCATGAAGTTACGGTAGGAAAACAATCGACATTTAAAATCGTGCTTCACGAAGAGGCGAAAGATCTTGATGAGGTGGTTGTAATCGGTTATGGTACAGTGCGTAAAGGTGAGTTGACCGGTGCAACGGCTTCTATTAATGAGAAGATGTTAAAGGATATTCCTGTAGCGTCTGCAGCCGAAGCCTTGACCGGACGTTTGTCAGGGGTACAAGTGACGACGACGGAAGGTTCTCCTGATGCGGAAATACAGATACGTGTACGTGGGGGAGGTTCTATAACTCAAGATAATTCTCCTCTTTATATTGTGGATGGTTTCCCGGTAAATAGTATCGGAGATATCTCTCCTTCGGATATAAAGGATATGCGTGTGTTGAAGGATGCTGCGTCTACTGCTATTTATGGGGCACGTGGAGCTAATGGGGTTATTCTTATTACGACAAAAGAGGGTACGGAAGGGAAAATCACCGTTGATTTTAATGCTTATTGGGGAGCTAAGAAGATCACCAAATATTTGGATATGATGAGCCCTTATGATTATGTAATGTGGCAATATGAGTTAGATCCCAGTTCCAAGACAACTCCGGAGACCGGTTTTAATCGTCTTTATGGAGCTTATCAAGATTTGGATATTTATAAATCTAAGCAGGGAACGAATTGGCAGAAAGAGGTTTTCGGCCGTACGGCATTTCAGCAAAATTATAACTTGAATATTAGCGGAGGTTCTAAAGCTACCAAATTCAGTTTAGGATTGAATCATATTGATGAGAATAGTATAATGATAGGCTCTGGATTTCAGAAGAGTAATATCAATTTTAAGTTGAAAACCGAAATCAATAAGCATTTAAGCTTCGATTTCAATACCCGTTTGAACTATCAGATTGTTGATGGCGCAGGAGTTTCTTCGGGGAGCGGTTCGACTACCCGTTTGCGTAATTCGTTGAAGTATGCGCCGGTAAAGGGGATCAGTTCTTTCGGTGTCGATCAGGAGTATGATGACGATGATGATGTTACATCTTCCAGTTTGCTGTATAATCCGGTAGAGTCTACAAATGATGAATACAAGAAACGAAAAAGATTCTCAAATAACTATCAGGCTGCAGTTAATTGGAAAATTATCAAGCCGTTGACTTTTCGGAGTGAATGGGGATATGAATTTAAGCGCGAACATACCGAGCAAGTTTGGGGGCCTTCGACCTCGACTGCTAAAGGAGAAGCCGGTAAACCATCTGCGACTTTTACAAAGGTAGACGGATCTTCATATCGTATCGCTAATACATTGACTTATGATCAGAGAAATTTTGTGAAGGGTCATAATTTGAATATCGTGTTGGGACAAGAGGTTTATGCTCAGGATTCGGAAGAACTGGTAGCTAACTCAAAGTTCTTTCCTCAATCGATGACAACCAGTGAAATATTGGCTATGATGTCGGCGGGAAAGGCTCAGCCTACGGAAACGACGATTGCTTTGCCGAATCGTCTGTCTTCATTCTTCGGACGGATTAACTATTCTGCATTAGATCGTTATTTGGCTACGGTAACTTTCCGTGCCGACGGATCGAGCAAATTTGCAAAGGGTAATCGTTGGGGATTCTTTCCTTCTGCAGCTTTTGCTTGGAGAGTTTCCGGTGAGCCTTTTATGGTTGACTATGACTGGATATCGGATTTGAAAATACGTGTAAGTGTGGGTACTGCCGGAAATAACCGCATCTCGGATGGCCTTTGGAAAAATACTTATAATGGTACGGAGAGTGTGAAGGATTATTATATTAACGGGGAGATCGTTTCTTATTTAGTTCCCGGGAAACAGTTGGCAAATCCGGATCTGAAGTGGGAGACGACATTGACCCGGAATATCGGTGTCGATTATTCGTTTTGGAATTCTCGTGTTTCCGGAGCTCTCGATTTTTATTGGAATACGACACATGATCTGTTGATCGAAGCTCCTATCGCTTCGAGTAGCGGTTATACAACACAATATCAGAATTTCGGACGTACCTCGAATAAAGGGATCGAGTTCAATGTAGATGCCTTGATCGTAAATAAGAAAGATTTTTCTTTGAGTGCATCGTTCAATATCGGCTTTAATAAGAATAGAGTAGAAAAGTTTAAGAACGGAGAATCTAATTATAAAACATATTCTTCTAAGTGGAATGGAAATAGTGCTGCTCCTTTTGATGATTATATTATCCGTGAAGGTGAAGCTGTGGGGCAGATGTACGGGTATATTACCGGAGGTATGTACACTTTTGATGATTTCGATTATATAGGAACGGGGACTTATCCGTATAGATTGAAAGGTGATACTGACGGATCGAAAACAGAAGCGGCTGCTTCTTTGATAGGTGCTAAATATTTTGGTCCTGGATCATTGAAATTGGTAGATAAAGATGGAAATATAGCTACCAGTACGGATGCTAAGACTGTGATCGGAAATGCCAATCCTGATTTGATCGGAGGGTTTAACCTGACAGCTCGTTATAAGGGATTTGACTTGTCGGCATTCTTTAATTTCTCTATTGGTAATGATGTGTATAATGCGAATAAAATAGATAATTCTTGTTATTCCGGATCACGGAAATACAATAATCTTGTAGAAGAGATGAAGAACCGATTTACCTATATCGATCCGGCAACCGGTTATCTGGCATATAATGATCCTGTAAGATTGGCAGAGATCAATAAAAATGCGACGATATGGAGTCCGTATATGACAACTGCCGTTTTACACTCGTGGGCAGTAGAAGACGGATCGTTTTTACGGTTTAATAATCTGACATTGGGTTACACTTTCCCCAAACGTTGGGTTAAGAAACTGGGATTGACTAATCTTCGCATTTACGGAACAGTTTATAATGTTTGCGTGATTACCGGATATAGCGGATTTGATCCGGAAGTAAGTACTCGTAACAGTACGGCCATGACTCCGGGTGTAGATTATTCTGCTTATCCGAAGAGTCGTTCATTCATCGGTGGTGTTAATGTAAGTTTCTGA
- a CDS encoding winged helix-turn-helix domain-containing protein: MDREEIGLNAGLVWNALNESEGLTLKGLKKVTKLKDKQLYAALGWLSREDKVTIEEVEGDLLVNLIKY, translated from the coding sequence ATGGACAGAGAAGAAATCGGTTTGAATGCCGGACTCGTATGGAATGCCCTTAATGAAAGCGAAGGTTTAACTTTGAAAGGGCTTAAAAAGGTGACTAAACTGAAAGATAAGCAGTTATATGCTGCTTTGGGTTGGTTGTCACGTGAAGATAAGGTTACTATCGAGGAAGTTGAAGGTGACCTTTTGGTGAACTTGATCAAATACTAA